In Candidatus Woesebacteria bacterium, one DNA window encodes the following:
- a CDS encoding Heat shock protein GrpE, with protein sequence MQGVKNKVKNKEVEELKNQLARALADYANLEKRVAKEKEEALQDLTRKLIIKFLPIYDMLLSAQRHLDDTGMAITINSFEQILSDEGIEIIRPKPGDEFDETICEAVEVQETDDKDKVGKIIEVILPGFKFKNGSVIRHCKVKVFKSKD encoded by the coding sequence ATGCAAGGTGTAAAAAATAAGGTAAAAAATAAGGAAGTAGAGGAATTGAAAAATCAGCTAGCACGAGCTCTGGCTGATTACGCAAATTTGGAAAAAAGGGTAGCGAAGGAAAAAGAAGAGGCTTTACAGGATCTAACTCGAAAATTGATAATTAAGTTTTTGCCGATTTATGATATGCTTTTGTCGGCGCAAAGGCACCTTGATGATACAGGGATGGCTATTACCATCAATTCTTTTGAGCAGATTTTGTCAGATGAAGGAATAGAAATAATCAGACCTAAGCCTGGGGACGAATTTGACGAAACGATCTGCGAAGCAGTTGAAGTTCAGGAAACTGACGATAAAGATAAAGTTGGTAAAATTATTGAAGTCATTTTGCCCGGCTTTAAATTTAAGAATGGTTCAGTGATAAGACATTGCAAAGTTAAAGTTTTTAAGAGCAAGGACTAG
- a CDS encoding Heat-inducible transcription repressor HrcA: MGDALTSRQTQILKALIDEYIETAEPVGSEVLEKKYNLGVSSATIRNEMQDLTQMGYLKQPHISAGRVPTSKAMKFYVGQLMEEKQLSLAEEVKMKEEVWEARDDVDELMEEAVRILADRTRSLSVGVIDDGRTWHAGLANVFTNPEFSDLGLCAGVFSFLEEDENLVEIFLRRLAGSSPVEILFGEDLNSPFLEPVGIVATHFNIKNHQGALGVIGPMRLSYPRVVPLLRHFGNIIEQVTM; this comes from the coding sequence ATGGGAGATGCACTAACTTCAAGACAAACACAAATTTTGAAGGCTTTGATTGATGAGTATATAGAAACAGCTGAGCCTGTTGGCTCTGAGGTCTTGGAAAAAAAATATAATTTGGGAGTTTCCTCAGCAACTATCAGAAACGAAATGCAAGACTTGACGCAGATGGGTTATTTGAAGCAGCCTCACATCTCGGCTGGCAGAGTGCCCACCTCAAAGGCGATGAAATTTTATGTAGGTCAATTGATGGAGGAAAAACAGTTGAGTTTGGCAGAAGAAGTCAAGATGAAGGAAGAAGTTTGGGAAGCAAGAGATGATGTTGATGAATTGATGGAAGAGGCGGTTAGAATTTTGGCTGACAGAACTAGGTCTCTTTCGGTGGGAGTCATTGATGATGGGAGGACTTGGCATGCGGGTTTGGCTAATGTTTTTACCAATCCTGAATTTAGTGATTTAGGGCTTTGCGCTGGTGTTTTTTCTTTTCTTGAAGAAGATGAGAATCTGGTGGAAATCTTTTTAAGAAGACTTGCTGGTTCGTCTCCTGTTGAGATTTTATTTGGTGAAGATTTAAATTCACCTTTTCTTGAGCCAGTGGGCATAGTTGCTACCCACTTTAATATTAAGAATCATCAGGGAGCTTTGGGAGTGATTGGACCTATGCGTCTAAGCTATCCACGAGTAGTTCCTTTACTTAGGCATTTTGGCAATATAATTGAGCAGGTGACAATGTAA
- a CDS encoding Integral membrane protein MviN, producing MIENLIKKGRQLLSSQQTSILSAATLIMLMVIASRFLGLVRQRVLANYFSVDELSLFFAAFRLPDTIFEVLVFGTFSSAFVPVFARTAKKDENLAWGLAASVLNIGVILFVLIAVIFNLFAEFFYSLATPGFSSLQQAQIVALSRYLFLAQGFFVASYVLTGVLESLKRFLIPALAPVFYNLGIIAGTILFSNRFHLMAPVLGVVLGASFHFLIQYPLARSLGFRFSLKITDKEGLKKIKDLAWPRLIEVSFLQISKFAELFFSSLISSAAYAYYTFGNTLQLLPVSLVGTSISKAALPNLADKADEREVFRLTLWKTFNEMVFLILPIASILIVLRIPIVRLVYGTDIFDWEATVQTGMVLSAFAFGVVFQAVNSLLARAFYAMHNTKTPVSISIATIFLVVFFDFVFIYILKLPAWGLAAAFSLGSFLQSVLLFYFLEKNLGGGFLSTNLYLLFKKFLAALGSSLVMFFTLKFFDRSVWIKKLSFLGKIEAIQKLSFEKFVLDTRYTFNLLILTITVSFLGILVYLILSYALGNKELLTFTNLIKRILPIRKKLKISELGQETVNLPNNDGGV from the coding sequence ATGATTGAGAATCTAATTAAAAAGGGCAGACAGCTTCTTTCTTCTCAGCAGACTTCTATCTTGTCGGCTGCGACTTTGATTATGCTGATGGTTATTGCCTCAAGGTTTTTAGGGCTTGTAAGGCAGCGTGTTTTGGCTAATTATTTTTCGGTTGATGAGCTCTCGCTTTTTTTTGCCGCCTTTCGTCTGCCTGATACTATCTTTGAGGTCTTGGTTTTTGGAACCTTCTCGTCTGCTTTTGTTCCGGTTTTTGCAAGGACTGCCAAGAAAGATGAGAATCTTGCTTGGGGCTTGGCAGCAAGCGTTTTGAACATAGGTGTAATTTTGTTTGTTTTAATAGCTGTTATCTTTAATTTGTTCGCTGAATTTTTTTATAGTCTGGCAACTCCCGGATTTTCTTCTTTACAACAGGCGCAAATAGTGGCTTTAAGCCGTTATCTCTTTCTAGCCCAAGGTTTTTTTGTTGCAAGCTATGTTTTAACTGGGGTTCTTGAATCTTTAAAAAGATTTTTAATACCGGCTTTGGCCCCCGTTTTTTATAATTTGGGAATTATTGCAGGCACTATTTTATTTTCTAATCGTTTTCACCTAATGGCTCCTGTTTTAGGGGTAGTCTTGGGGGCATCTTTTCATTTTTTAATTCAATATCCTTTGGCTCGCAGTCTTGGCTTTCGTTTTAGTCTAAAAATTACTGATAAAGAAGGTCTTAAGAAAATTAAAGATCTAGCCTGGCCAAGATTAATAGAAGTTTCTTTCTTGCAGATTTCCAAATTTGCAGAACTCTTTTTTTCTTCTTTGATTTCCTCTGCTGCCTATGCTTATTATACCTTTGGTAATACCTTACAACTTTTGCCTGTGTCTTTGGTTGGAACTTCAATTTCTAAAGCCGCTCTACCCAATTTAGCTGATAAGGCAGATGAGAGAGAAGTCTTCCGCTTGACTTTGTGGAAGACCTTTAATGAAATGGTCTTTCTAATTTTGCCTATTGCTTCAATTTTGATAGTTTTAAGAATTCCTATTGTGAGGCTGGTTTATGGAACTGACATTTTTGATTGGGAGGCAACTGTCCAAACAGGTATGGTTCTTTCGGCTTTTGCTTTTGGCGTAGTTTTTCAGGCTGTAAATTCTCTTTTAGCGCGAGCTTTTTATGCAATGCATAATACTAAAACTCCTGTTTCTATTTCTATAGCGACTATTTTTTTGGTGGTGTTTTTTGATTTTGTTTTTATATACATACTAAAATTGCCAGCTTGGGGTTTGGCAGCAGCTTTTTCTTTGGGTAGCTTTTTGCAATCAGTTCTTCTTTTTTATTTTTTGGAGAAGAATTTGGGAGGAGGATTTTTATCTACCAATCTTTACCTTCTTTTTAAAAAGTTCTTGGCGGCTTTGGGATCGTCTCTTGTTATGTTTTTTACACTTAAGTTTTTTGACAGAAGCGTTTGGATTAAAAAACTCTCTTTCTTGGGTAAAATTGAGGCAATACAAAAACTCTCTTTTGAAAAATTTGTTCTTGACACCCGTTATACTTTTAACCTCCTTATTTTGACTATTACCGTTTCTTTCCTTGGAATTCTAGTTTATCTGATTTTGTCTTATGCCTTGGGAAATAAAGAGCTTTTGACTTTTACAAATCTTATCAAAAGGATTTTACCTATTAGGAAGAAATTAAAGATCTCTGAGCTTGGACAGGAAACTGTCAATTTGCCCAATAATGATGGGGGAGTCTGA